A single region of the Labrus bergylta chromosome 10, fLabBer1.1, whole genome shotgun sequence genome encodes:
- the si:ch211-195b21.5 gene encoding uncharacterized protein si:ch211-195b21.5 isoform X1, with protein sequence MYRPGKPPHGPPPYGPPPPLGPPFGIGGPCRLPPPGHLPPGPFSTPPPDFLHNRSPFITSHSSSYPVDRSTVIPSGGRQQIAEPMQVPQWNLPPVKHQPSDNSDRAGEEFLRCIAANKPLPNYLKGNMAYNLADAFKSAGILKQAVKSDPEFKKHVTKSKSRSRSRSRGRSCGRSRAKSRARSKSRAGSRSRGRSKSRVRGKSMGRSKSRVRSRSRSQSRSKKSHTRSKNHVRRSKSRSSSGEKSRGKDKKRKRSPSHSRCSSSMNSNLAGSSLLEGLKLVMNSKEMENRLPDFKDAIHTIKAPDDSKGSMPDDYRQQEHSQDNSASIDNDSMLLPHDRVGCDFSWLQTQSEEVPAVQKSVELEDEESFLYGNGEHDKPQRKDSHSQNRSMFSSLQMTSLNLASANLDSIECEKVKNILKSLGSTDISNFMGKMQGQKDEKQQLPTLSAADQTAAALALPALSNPDVRQALESLQSLIKEDLSGSGLQCCAFWDLVSFINMSQKDTFCLFTAKKASTSKSTKEKRAKSDGSGTSQASFDKHKVGDVEDVKREKQAIMNKTESLMKQLEELLKQDGLGFLTPVIGFYCQKCEEFIGDLNSAENHAAIHRNTTSSSKGQKERHAGDSKERHSRYPNSSSNQHSHSSDKRDHRDHGYRRDTGEHRNPRDQQREWKDERGHRGQHNDEHKSHKAAQENISLQAEMRKERMLITVSRGQTPPPTIRVKEEVDKEKANGGKVKVEDKDGKGREKEKGVKDESSDSDTDKVKKRKRKSPKNVSDSSDSSDSDKGKKTKTPKKKKKKDKKKKKDKRNKS encoded by the exons ATGTACCGTCCAGGTAAACCTCCACATGGTCCACCGCCGTACGGACCTCCACCTCCCCTCGGCCCTCCTTTCGGTATCGGTGGGCCCTGTAGACTTCCTCCTCCTGGACACTTGCCCCCTGGACCATTTTCGACACCACCACCGGACTTCCTCCACAACAGGTCACCTTTCATCACT TCCCATTCTAGCAGCTACCCTGTAGATCGTAGTACAGTGATTCCTTCGGGGGGCAGGCAGCAGATCGCAGAACCAATGCAGGTCCCACAGTGGAATCTCCCTCCTGTGAAACATCAACCCTCTGACAACAG TGATCGGGCTGGTGAGGAATTTTTGAGATGCATTGCAGCAAACAAGCCTCTCCCCAACTATCTCAAAGGGAACATGGCATACAACCTGGCAGATGCATTCAAGTCAGCTGGCATCCTGAAACAAGCAGTCAAATCAGACCCTGAGTTCAAGAAGCATGTGACCAAGAGCAAAAGCCGTAGTCGAAGCCGCAGTCGTGGCAGAAGTTGTGGCCGGTCTAGAGCCAAAAGCCGTGCTCGAAGTAAAAGCAGAGCAGGTAGCCGAAGTAGAGGAAGGAGCAAAAGTCGAGTTCGTGGGAAGAGTATGGGGAGAAGCAAAAGTAGGGTTCGCAGTAGGAGTAGGAGCCAGAGCAGGAGCAAAAAGAGTCATACACGGAGCAAGAACCATGTCAGGAGGTCCAAGTCACGAAGTAGCAGTGGTGAAAAAAGTCGGGGaaaggacaaaaagagaaagaggagccCCAGTCACAGCCGCTGCAGCAGCAGTATGAACAGTAATCTGGCAGGAAGTAGTCTCCTAGAAGGACTGAAGCTGGTTATGAACAGCAAAGAAATGGAAAATCGGTTGCCTGACTTCAAAGATGCCATCCACACAATTAAG GCTCCAGATGACAGCAAAGGGAGTATGCCAGATGACTACAGACAGCAAGAGCACAGCCAAGACAATTCAGCATCGATCGATAACGACAGCATGCTCCTTCCCCATGACAGAGTAGGCTGTGACTTCTCCTGGCTCCAGACGCAAAGTGAAGAGGTCCCTGCAGTCCAGAAATCTGTTGAGCTTGAAGATGAAGAGTCTTTCTTGTATGGAAATGGCGAACATGACAAACCACAGAGAAAAGATAGTCACAGTCAGAACAGGTCTATGTTCAGTAGCCTTCAAATGACTTCCCTAAATTTAGCCTCAGCCAATCTGGACAGCATAGAATGTGAGAAGGTCAAAAACATATTGAAAAGTCTGGGCTCAACAGACATCAGTAATTTCATGGGAAAGATGCAGGGGCAGAAGGATGAGAAGCAGCAGCTTCCTACACTTTCAGCTGCAgaccaaacagcagcagctttagcGTTGCCAGCACTGAGTAACCCGGATGTTCGGCAAGCTCTGGAGTCTCTACAGTCACTGATCAAAG aggaccttagtgggagtggcctgcagtgctgtgcattctgggatttggtgtctttcatcaacatgagccaaaaagacactttctgccttttcacggccaagaaggcatcaacttcaaaat CAACAAAGGAGAAACGTGCAAAGAGTGATGGCAGTGGCACATCTCAAGCATCCTTTGATAAGCACAAG GTGGGAGATGTTGAGgatgtgaagagagagaaacaagccataatgaataaaacagaGTCCTTGATGAAACAACTTGAGGAATTGTTGAAACAGGATG GGTTGGGTTTTCTGACACCAGTAATTGGCTTTTACTGCCAAAAGTGTGAGGAGTTCATTGGAGATTTGAATAGTGCTGAAAACCATGCAGCCATCCACCGCAACACTACCTCTAGCAGT AAAGGCCAGAAAGAAAGGCATGCAGGAGACAGCAAGGAACGACACTCGCGCTATCCGAACAGCAGCAGTAACCAACACTCACACTCCTCAGACAAGAGAGATCACAGGGATCATGGTTACCGTAGAGATACAGGAGAGCACAGGAATCCCAGGGACCAACAGCGAGAGTGGAAGGATGAGAGAGGTCACCGGGGCCAACACAACGATGAGCACAAAAGCCACAAGGCTGCGCAGGAAAACATCTCCTTACAAGCGGAgatgagaaaagagaggatgCTCATAACGGTGTCCCGGGGGCAGACTCCTCCTCCCACCATCCGGGTCAAGGAGGAGGTCGACAAGGAGAAAGCTAACGGAGGCAAAGTCAAAGTGGAAGACAAAGACGGtaaaggcagagaaaaagaaaaaggtgtaaAAGATGAAAGCAGCGACAGTGACActgacaaagtgaaaaaaagaaaaagaaaatcgcCTAAGAACGTATCTGATAGCAGTGATAGCAGTGACAGTGACAAggggaaaaagacaaagacacctaaaaagaaaaagaagaaggacaaaaagaagaagaaggataaGCGAAATAAGTCCTAA
- the si:ch211-195b21.5 gene encoding uncharacterized protein si:ch211-195b21.5 isoform X2: protein MYRPGKPPHGPPPYGPPPPLGPPFGIGGPCRLPPPGHLPPGPFSTPPPDFLHNRSPFITSHSSSYPVDRSTVIPSGGRQQIAEPMQVPQWNLPPVKHQPSDNSDRAGEEFLRCIAANKPLPNYLKGNMAYNLADAFKSAGILKQAVKSDPEFKKHVTKSKSRSRSRSRGRSCGRSRAKSRARSKSRAGSRSRGRSKSRVRGKSMGRSKSRVRSRSRSQSRSKKSHTRSKNHVRRSKSRSSSGEKSRGKDKKRKRSPSHSRCSSSMNSNLAGSSLLEGLKLVMNSKEMENRLPDFKDAIHTIKAPDDSKGSMPDDYRQQEHSQDNSASIDNDSMLLPHDRVGCDFSWLQTQSEEVPAVQKSVELEDEESFLYGNGEHDKPQRKDSHSQNRSMFSSLQMTSLNLASANLDSIECEKVKNILKSLGSTDISNFMGKMQGQKDEKQQLPTLSAADQTAAALALPALSNPDVRQALESLQSLIKATKEKRAKSDGSGTSQASFDKHKVGDVEDVKREKQAIMNKTESLMKQLEELLKQDGLGFLTPVIGFYCQKCEEFIGDLNSAENHAAIHRNTTSSSKGQKERHAGDSKERHSRYPNSSSNQHSHSSDKRDHRDHGYRRDTGEHRNPRDQQREWKDERGHRGQHNDEHKSHKAAQENISLQAEMRKERMLITVSRGQTPPPTIRVKEEVDKEKANGGKVKVEDKDGKGREKEKGVKDESSDSDTDKVKKRKRKSPKNVSDSSDSSDSDKGKKTKTPKKKKKKDKKKKKDKRNKS from the exons ATGTACCGTCCAGGTAAACCTCCACATGGTCCACCGCCGTACGGACCTCCACCTCCCCTCGGCCCTCCTTTCGGTATCGGTGGGCCCTGTAGACTTCCTCCTCCTGGACACTTGCCCCCTGGACCATTTTCGACACCACCACCGGACTTCCTCCACAACAGGTCACCTTTCATCACT TCCCATTCTAGCAGCTACCCTGTAGATCGTAGTACAGTGATTCCTTCGGGGGGCAGGCAGCAGATCGCAGAACCAATGCAGGTCCCACAGTGGAATCTCCCTCCTGTGAAACATCAACCCTCTGACAACAG TGATCGGGCTGGTGAGGAATTTTTGAGATGCATTGCAGCAAACAAGCCTCTCCCCAACTATCTCAAAGGGAACATGGCATACAACCTGGCAGATGCATTCAAGTCAGCTGGCATCCTGAAACAAGCAGTCAAATCAGACCCTGAGTTCAAGAAGCATGTGACCAAGAGCAAAAGCCGTAGTCGAAGCCGCAGTCGTGGCAGAAGTTGTGGCCGGTCTAGAGCCAAAAGCCGTGCTCGAAGTAAAAGCAGAGCAGGTAGCCGAAGTAGAGGAAGGAGCAAAAGTCGAGTTCGTGGGAAGAGTATGGGGAGAAGCAAAAGTAGGGTTCGCAGTAGGAGTAGGAGCCAGAGCAGGAGCAAAAAGAGTCATACACGGAGCAAGAACCATGTCAGGAGGTCCAAGTCACGAAGTAGCAGTGGTGAAAAAAGTCGGGGaaaggacaaaaagagaaagaggagccCCAGTCACAGCCGCTGCAGCAGCAGTATGAACAGTAATCTGGCAGGAAGTAGTCTCCTAGAAGGACTGAAGCTGGTTATGAACAGCAAAGAAATGGAAAATCGGTTGCCTGACTTCAAAGATGCCATCCACACAATTAAG GCTCCAGATGACAGCAAAGGGAGTATGCCAGATGACTACAGACAGCAAGAGCACAGCCAAGACAATTCAGCATCGATCGATAACGACAGCATGCTCCTTCCCCATGACAGAGTAGGCTGTGACTTCTCCTGGCTCCAGACGCAAAGTGAAGAGGTCCCTGCAGTCCAGAAATCTGTTGAGCTTGAAGATGAAGAGTCTTTCTTGTATGGAAATGGCGAACATGACAAACCACAGAGAAAAGATAGTCACAGTCAGAACAGGTCTATGTTCAGTAGCCTTCAAATGACTTCCCTAAATTTAGCCTCAGCCAATCTGGACAGCATAGAATGTGAGAAGGTCAAAAACATATTGAAAAGTCTGGGCTCAACAGACATCAGTAATTTCATGGGAAAGATGCAGGGGCAGAAGGATGAGAAGCAGCAGCTTCCTACACTTTCAGCTGCAgaccaaacagcagcagctttagcGTTGCCAGCACTGAGTAACCCGGATGTTCGGCAAGCTCTGGAGTCTCTACAGTCACTGATCAAAG CAACAAAGGAGAAACGTGCAAAGAGTGATGGCAGTGGCACATCTCAAGCATCCTTTGATAAGCACAAG GTGGGAGATGTTGAGgatgtgaagagagagaaacaagccataatgaataaaacagaGTCCTTGATGAAACAACTTGAGGAATTGTTGAAACAGGATG GGTTGGGTTTTCTGACACCAGTAATTGGCTTTTACTGCCAAAAGTGTGAGGAGTTCATTGGAGATTTGAATAGTGCTGAAAACCATGCAGCCATCCACCGCAACACTACCTCTAGCAGT AAAGGCCAGAAAGAAAGGCATGCAGGAGACAGCAAGGAACGACACTCGCGCTATCCGAACAGCAGCAGTAACCAACACTCACACTCCTCAGACAAGAGAGATCACAGGGATCATGGTTACCGTAGAGATACAGGAGAGCACAGGAATCCCAGGGACCAACAGCGAGAGTGGAAGGATGAGAGAGGTCACCGGGGCCAACACAACGATGAGCACAAAAGCCACAAGGCTGCGCAGGAAAACATCTCCTTACAAGCGGAgatgagaaaagagaggatgCTCATAACGGTGTCCCGGGGGCAGACTCCTCCTCCCACCATCCGGGTCAAGGAGGAGGTCGACAAGGAGAAAGCTAACGGAGGCAAAGTCAAAGTGGAAGACAAAGACGGtaaaggcagagaaaaagaaaaaggtgtaaAAGATGAAAGCAGCGACAGTGACActgacaaagtgaaaaaaagaaaaagaaaatcgcCTAAGAACGTATCTGATAGCAGTGATAGCAGTGACAGTGACAAggggaaaaagacaaagacacctaaaaagaaaaagaagaaggacaaaaagaagaagaaggataaGCGAAATAAGTCCTAA